A genomic stretch from Asterias rubens chromosome 7, eAstRub1.3, whole genome shotgun sequence includes:
- the LOC117292747 gene encoding bifunctional apoptosis regulator-like, giving the protein MIETNREESQSRLSHTEDPSYDTMNSNAQSAALPSEALPANLPMPESTFTCGCCYETMVQPTTLNCGHSFCRLCLARWWKTQKRTTCPECRYPWTGFPHVNIILRSTIEKLYPAQVKERTTSLESPTSATILEEFEEFGQQLEKDQTKGKTSTKAPRGFVWGVLTTLGVVFVIQLLLNWGSGDSNMLVYKPLGTWKSEEVSQWLYELGSWAGNQYSQKFLEHSINGNLLMGLNDESQLKEEPFNIENPLHRRAILAALERIKQRGAKPPRDFWEYKSLHRGLSTFLLYAVKEFPRITIYSMYMFYYEDVFLPFIHITCPSGSHKVDEDNVEGLPMAMNYSENIEWDQWVEFIPKFVFLPYYLMAQLSWVWLDVNFMPMIFILANCVFLTMNEAKAIRTVFRHGLKMLVPTIKKPVNTMLFLLVSVVMWPLIPSIVCDFAFYVSLYYSPCGNFYTVFMQ; this is encoded by the exons aTGATTGAGACAAACAGAGAAGAAAGTCAGAGTAGACTATCACATACAGAGGACCCAAGTTACGATACCATGAACTCCAACGCACAGTCAGCAGCCTTGCCATCTGAGGCCTTGCCAGCCAACCTTCCCATGCCCGAATCAACCTTCACTTGCGGGTGCTGTTACGAGACGATGGTTCAGCCGACGACGTTGAACTGTGGACACAGCTTCTGTCGGCTCTGTCTGGCCAGGTGGTGGAAGACTCAGAAGAGAACGACATGTCCAGAGTGCAGGTACCCTTGGACTGGGTTCCCGCATGTCAATATCATTCTCAG GAGTACGATAGAAAAGCTATACCCTGCCCAGGTCAAAGAAAGGACAACATCCTTGGAGTCGCCAACTAGCGCGACCATTTTGGAAGAATTCGAGGAGTTTGGGCAGCAGCTGGAAAAAGACCAGACGAAAGGCAAGACATCAACGAAGGCTCCACGGGGATTTGTCTGGGGAGTTCTGACTACGTTGGGGGTGGTCTTT GTCATCCAGTTACTACTAAACTGGGGCAGTGGTGATAGCAACATGCTGGTGTACAAACCTCTAGGGACATGGAAGTCAGAAGAAGTGTCTCAGTGGTTGTATGAACTAGGCAGCTGGGCTGGTAACCAGTACAGTCAAAAGTTCCTGGAACATAGTATCA ATGGTAATTTATTAATGGGATTGAATGACGAATCTCAACTCAAGGAAGAACCTTTTAATATTGAGAACCCCTTACACAGACGAGCAATACTAGCAGCCTTAGAGCGGATCAAGCAGAGAGGCGCCAAACCGCCAAGAGATTTCTGGGAGTATAAG TCATTACATCGCGGTCTGTCAACATTCCTCTTGTACGCCGTCAAAGAGTTCCCACGCATCACGATCTACTCAATGTATATGTTCTATTACGAAGACGTCTTCCTGCCTTTTATTCACATCACTTGCCCTAGTGGGAGTCACAAAGTTGACGAAGACAATGTGGAGGGACTACCGATGGCCATGAACTAT AGTGAAAACATTGAGTGGGACCAATGGGTGGAGTTCATTCCAAAGTTTGTCTTCTTACCTTACTACCTTATGGCTCAGCTTTCCTGGGTGTGGCTCGACGTCAACTTCATGCCCATGATCTTCATTCTTGCCAACTGTGTGTTCCTGACAATGAACGAGGCTAAAGCAATAAGGACGGTCTTCAGGCACGGATTAAA AATGTTAGTTCCAACAATCAAGAAGCCAGTTAACACCATGTTGTTCCTGTTGGTCTCCGTGGTCATGTGGCCACTGATCCCATCCATCGTCTGTGATTTTGCATTCTACGTCTCCCTCTACTATTCACCGTGTGGAAACTTCTATACAGTCTTCATGCAATGA